The Aggregatilinea lenta genome includes a region encoding these proteins:
- a CDS encoding TIGR00266 family protein, translating into MQAEILYRPAYSMCIITLTPEEEIRVEAGSMVSMTEGVTIQTRMEGGLFNSLKRSLLGGESFFLNVFQAPAFGGQINLAPVLPGDMMILKMEDDSLLVQSGSYVASSMGIEVDATWGGARTFFASEGLIMLRARGYGLLVLSSYGAIHPIELVAGQRYTVDTGHLVAFTEGMGFNVRTVGGLRSSVLSGEGLVVDLVGPGRVYMQTRSEDAFMSWLRPYMDQHDKDREQK; encoded by the coding sequence ATGCAAGCCGAGATTCTGTACCGTCCCGCGTATTCGATGTGTATCATCACGCTCACGCCGGAAGAAGAGATCCGGGTCGAAGCCGGATCGATGGTGAGCATGACGGAGGGCGTCACCATCCAGACGCGCATGGAAGGCGGGCTGTTCAACAGCCTCAAGCGATCCTTGCTCGGTGGGGAGAGCTTCTTCCTCAACGTGTTCCAGGCGCCCGCTTTTGGCGGCCAGATCAATCTGGCGCCCGTGCTGCCCGGCGACATGATGATCCTGAAGATGGAAGATGACTCGCTGCTGGTCCAAAGCGGCTCGTATGTCGCCTCGTCGATGGGCATCGAGGTGGACGCAACCTGGGGCGGCGCGCGGACCTTCTTCGCCAGCGAGGGCCTGATCATGCTGCGCGCGCGCGGCTATGGTCTGCTGGTGCTGTCCAGCTATGGCGCGATCCACCCCATCGAGCTGGTCGCCGGGCAGCGTTACACTGTGGACACCGGTCACCTCGTCGCGTTCACGGAGGGTATGGGCTTCAACGTGCGCACCGTCGGCGGGCTGCGGTCGAGCGTGCTCAGCGGCGAAGGGCTGGTGGTCGATCTGGTGGGGCCGGGCCGCGTCTACATGCAGACCCGTTCCGAGGACGCGTTCATGAGCTGGCTGCGGCCCTACATGGACCAGCACGACAAAGACAGAGAACAGAAATAA
- a CDS encoding GDP-mannose 4,6-dehydratase: protein MHALITGGAGFIGSHLAEKLLAQGQQVTIIDNLTTGRFENIEPLTQNPNFHYAIEDIRHAAVMDRLVSECDVIYHLAAAVGVFAIVHSPIDTLEINVGGTEVVLQTARRYRRRVLIASTSEVYGKGVRVPFNEDDDRILGPTTKSRWSYAASKELDEFLGLAYHKAVGLPVTIFRLFNTVGPRQVGNYGMVVPRFVRWAMAGEPIQIYGDGQQSRCFANVHDVVSAIVALGASRKVDGQVYNIGNNQEVTIEALAEIVKQRTGSTSPIVYVPYEEAYEAGFEDMRRRVPDVSKIKATVGWEPVTSLDATIDQIIDYFQNHPIQPDKLKTGSIPPVAAGD, encoded by the coding sequence ATCCACGCACTGATCACCGGCGGAGCCGGGTTCATCGGCAGCCATCTCGCCGAGAAGCTGCTGGCCCAGGGCCAACAGGTCACGATCATCGACAACCTGACCACCGGGCGCTTCGAGAACATCGAGCCGCTGACGCAGAATCCCAACTTCCACTACGCGATTGAGGACATCCGCCACGCGGCGGTAATGGACCGGCTGGTCAGCGAGTGCGACGTGATCTACCATCTCGCGGCGGCGGTGGGCGTGTTTGCCATCGTGCACAGCCCGATCGATACGCTGGAAATCAACGTCGGCGGCACGGAAGTCGTGCTGCAAACGGCACGGCGCTACCGCAGGCGCGTGCTGATCGCGTCCACGTCCGAGGTGTACGGCAAGGGCGTGCGCGTGCCGTTCAACGAGGATGACGACCGCATCCTGGGGCCGACGACCAAGAGCCGTTGGAGCTATGCCGCCTCCAAGGAACTGGACGAGTTCCTGGGGCTGGCCTATCACAAGGCGGTCGGCCTGCCGGTGACCATCTTCCGGCTGTTCAACACGGTGGGGCCGCGTCAGGTGGGCAATTACGGCATGGTCGTGCCGCGCTTCGTGCGCTGGGCGATGGCCGGCGAGCCGATCCAGATCTACGGCGACGGGCAGCAGAGCCGCTGCTTCGCCAACGTGCACGACGTGGTGAGCGCGATCGTCGCGCTGGGGGCCAGCCGCAAGGTGGACGGGCAGGTTTATAACATCGGCAACAACCAGGAAGTCACGATCGAGGCTCTGGCGGAGATCGTCAAGCAGCGTACGGGTAGCACGTCGCCGATCGTGTACGTGCCCTACGAGGAAGCCTACGAGGCCGGGTTCGAGGACATGCGCCGCCGCGTGCCGGACGTCAGCAAGATCAAGGCGACGGTGGGCTGGGAGCCAGTGACCTCGCTTGACGCGACCATCGACCAGATCATCGACTATTTCCAGAACCACCCGATCCAGCCGGATAAGCTGAAGACCGGCAGCATTCCCCCGGTGGCAGCGGGCGACTAG
- a CDS encoding DUF3267 domain-containing protein, whose translation MRSRAANPVTNLPAQYREVSYLSINQRGRLLWLNILSLIPLVLSGAIVLGLLRAYHRLGAPLVIDALPDDLPTGIGIALALLVLPLHEWVHGLMITYMGHRPRYGVKLLVLFATSDGGLFRRNEFVAIALAPLIVLSLVGIAIALFLPVGLAQWPTLAIMFNAAGAIGDLWMAAAALRFDPSALIRDEEDSMRIFARVPAQV comes from the coding sequence ATGCGCAGCCGCGCCGCCAATCCGGTCACCAACCTGCCCGCGCAGTACCGCGAGGTCAGCTACCTGAGCATCAACCAGCGCGGACGTCTGCTGTGGCTCAACATCCTGTCGCTGATCCCGCTCGTGCTGAGCGGCGCGATCGTGCTCGGTCTGTTGCGCGCCTACCATCGCCTCGGCGCGCCGCTGGTGATCGACGCGCTGCCCGACGATCTCCCTACCGGCATCGGGATCGCGCTGGCGCTGCTCGTGCTGCCGCTGCACGAATGGGTGCATGGGCTGATGATCACCTACATGGGCCACCGCCCACGCTACGGCGTCAAGCTGCTGGTGCTGTTCGCCACCTCAGACGGCGGGCTGTTCCGCCGCAACGAGTTCGTCGCCATCGCGCTCGCCCCACTGATCGTGCTCTCGTTGGTGGGCATCGCTATCGCGCTGTTCCTCCCGGTTGGGCTGGCGCAGTGGCCAACGCTCGCGATTATGTTCAACGCAGCGGGCGCGATCGGCGACCTGTGGATGGCCGCCGCCGCGCTGCGCTTCGACCCCTCCGCGCTGATCCGCGACGAAGAGGACAGCATGCGCATCTTCGCCCGTGTCCCCGCGCAGGTCTAG
- a CDS encoding hemerythrin domain-containing protein, which produces MNPPYEGATEDQLRSPFVQEFLAVHDMFRDQLAAILGYVEDLLRGDGKLDGPDTAQHTRALIQAGTQYTQYLHLHHSIETEGMFPLLQDEGLDAAIVARLNAEHDELSELIDRFHAAILDLAAVEPDVLNNDLRRLADALRAHLAYEETHVCPLMARWTRRPDLHLRH; this is translated from the coding sequence ATGAACCCGCCCTATGAAGGCGCCACCGAAGACCAGCTCCGCAGCCCGTTCGTGCAGGAATTCCTCGCCGTACACGACATGTTCCGCGACCAGCTCGCCGCGATCCTGGGCTACGTCGAGGATCTACTGCGCGGTGATGGGAAACTCGACGGCCCGGACACGGCGCAACACACTCGCGCGCTGATCCAGGCCGGGACGCAGTACACGCAGTATCTGCACCTGCACCACTCCATCGAAACGGAGGGCATGTTCCCGCTGCTGCAAGACGAAGGGCTGGACGCGGCCATCGTCGCGCGGCTCAACGCCGAGCACGACGAGCTGTCGGAACTGATTGACCGCTTTCATGCAGCGATCCTGGATCTGGCCGCGGTGGAGCCGGACGTGCTGAATAACGACCTGCGGCGGCTGGCAGACGCGCTGCGGGCGCACCTGGCCTACGAGGAAACGCACGTCTGCCCGCTCATGGCGCGCTGGACGCGGCGGCCCGACCTGCACCTGCGGCACTAG
- a CDS encoding helix-turn-helix domain-containing protein yields the protein MNEPKEYYSTDEVAALLGLHVRTIRRFIREGKLRATRVGKQFRIAESDLSKLVGSDGETKPARSQNRRRHIVALTTVDIDAVGPAERERLVNLLGGAFKSLDNEQTSRRFDAIYYEEERRLRLLINADLDVTTAVLGMIRVVLEEMENG from the coding sequence ATGAACGAACCCAAAGAGTACTATTCTACAGACGAGGTTGCGGCGTTGTTGGGCCTGCATGTCAGGACCATTCGACGCTTTATCCGCGAAGGCAAGCTCAGAGCCACGCGGGTTGGAAAGCAGTTCCGGATCGCAGAAAGTGACCTCAGTAAGCTGGTCGGTTCCGATGGAGAAACGAAACCCGCCAGGTCACAAAACCGCCGCCGACATATCGTGGCTTTAACAACGGTAGACATTGATGCAGTTGGACCTGCGGAGCGGGAACGCCTCGTAAATCTGCTCGGTGGCGCTTTTAAATCCCTGGACAACGAGCAGACCAGCCGACGGTTTGACGCAATTTATTACGAAGAGGAGCGGCGGCTGCGGCTCCTTATCAACGCTGACCTCGATGTCACAACTGCGGTGCTCGGCATGATCCGAGTTGTGCTAGAAGAGATGGAAAACGGCTGA
- a CDS encoding alpha/beta fold hydrolase, translating into MQEITHTASPVFKSAHAESEVLNRYKEHLRLWPVPNEQSYIPTRQGNTFVVASGPKSAPPIVLLHGTMSNAASWMREVTTWAKEFRVYAVDVIGDAGLSAPSRPSFASDAHALWLSDVLDGLDVPSASVIGTSMGGAIALDFAMRLPERVDNLVLICPGGVADKSIIWWALPLLLLGPWGARKVRERIIGKFPEPESDEAKKFAELTDLTFKNMVPRTENLPSFTDEQLARLTMPVFVLLGGRDVTMDSDVIKRRFERHIPHAEILLDPNARHYLGDRSAAIAQFLRRAYSADDAVE; encoded by the coding sequence ATGCAAGAAATAACGCATACGGCGTCCCCCGTCTTTAAGTCGGCGCACGCTGAAAGTGAAGTCCTGAACCGCTATAAAGAGCACCTTCGCTTGTGGCCTGTCCCCAACGAGCAGTCGTATATCCCAACGCGTCAGGGCAATACGTTCGTTGTGGCGAGTGGGCCGAAGAGCGCTCCGCCCATCGTTCTGCTGCACGGCACGATGTCCAATGCGGCGTCATGGATGCGCGAGGTTACAACATGGGCGAAGGAATTCCGGGTTTATGCGGTCGATGTTATCGGTGACGCAGGGTTGAGCGCCCCTTCCCGCCCGTCATTTGCCTCGGACGCGCACGCGTTGTGGCTGAGTGACGTGCTGGATGGCCTGGACGTGCCTAGCGCTTCGGTTATCGGAACCTCGATGGGCGGCGCGATCGCTCTGGACTTTGCGATGCGCCTACCCGAGCGTGTGGACAATCTGGTCCTCATATGTCCCGGGGGTGTTGCCGATAAAAGTATTATCTGGTGGGCACTCCCGCTTTTGCTGCTTGGCCCCTGGGGCGCTCGAAAAGTCAGAGAGAGAATCATCGGCAAGTTCCCCGAACCGGAGTCGGATGAGGCGAAAAAGTTCGCTGAACTTACGGATTTAACCTTTAAAAACATGGTTCCCCGGACGGAGAACCTGCCATCGTTCACGGACGAGCAGCTCGCCCGGCTGACGATGCCGGTATTCGTCCTGCTGGGTGGTCGAGACGTGACGATGGATTCTGACGTGATCAAGCGCCGGTTTGAACGGCATATCCCGCACGCCGAAATTCTGCTGGATCCGAATGCACGTCATTATCTGGGCGATCGGTCGGCGGCGATTGCGCAATTCCTGCGCCGTGCGTATTCGGCAGACGATGCCGTGGAATAA